From a region of the Alistipes sp. ZOR0009 genome:
- the mtgA gene encoding monofunctional biosynthetic peptidoglycan transglycosylase, whose product MTKFKRGVKFFILFFFSTSIFSVLVLGFVPITFTPLMLIRSVEQAFDGEFPVAKRNWNSYSNISPNMVLAVVSSEDNKFPEHYGFDFVAIERALKHNSKKSKKIRGGSTISQQTAKNVFLVPARTWVRKGLETYFTVLIELTWSKRRIMEAYLNIVELGNGVYGVQSASEFYFEKDADKLTKSQAALLAATLPSPLKRDPGDPNGKLRRKQALILRIMRKVKEVNL is encoded by the coding sequence AAATTCAAAAGAGGTGTAAAGTTTTTCATCTTATTCTTCTTCAGCACATCCATATTTTCAGTGCTCGTACTTGGATTTGTACCCATTACCTTTACGCCGCTAATGCTTATTCGCTCGGTAGAGCAGGCTTTTGATGGAGAGTTCCCGGTGGCCAAGCGCAACTGGAATTCGTACAGCAACATTAGCCCCAACATGGTGCTGGCGGTGGTATCATCGGAAGATAACAAGTTTCCGGAGCACTACGGGTTCGATTTTGTTGCCATCGAAAGGGCGTTGAAGCATAACTCAAAAAAGTCGAAAAAGATTAGAGGAGGAAGCACCATATCGCAGCAAACCGCCAAAAACGTGTTCCTAGTACCAGCCCGAACCTGGGTTCGAAAGGGGCTAGAAACCTACTTTACGGTACTGATAGAGCTAACGTGGTCGAAGCGGCGAATCATGGAGGCCTACCTCAATATTGTTGAGCTGGGCAATGGGGTTTACGGCGTGCAGTCGGCCTCGGAGTTCTACTTCGAAAAGGATGCCGACAAGCTCACCAAAAGCCAAGCCGCGCTGCTGGCCGCCACGCTACCGAGCCCCCTAAAGCGCGATCCGGGCGACCCTAACGGTAAGCTACGGCGCAAGCAGGCGCTCATACTTAGAATAATGCGAAAAGTGAAGGAAGTGAACCTCTAA